From one Plantibacter flavus genomic stretch:
- a CDS encoding DUF4438 family protein, whose protein sequence is MSLRTNEDRLVTQILTGEVWPPQADRHGYRVDPDGHPFILPGMGGVTMGAHVGEAATGHASDHLEPGLSIRHAGAEANAALQFLSCVGNVVTVRSGAAAGAEGVVIGQHAYVLADFADGALRQVTTGDAVSVEARGQGLRLLDHPDVRVKNLDPRLLPHLPFSTAADGTLEVGVAMRVPAEAAGAGGGMLSEFANTDLMGAYPGLSEDLSLGLESLRIGDIVVLEDQDHSYGRGYRPGWITIGVISTGECRLFGHGPGPSTLLSGPASAFTVVDDRAANLGTALAGMGRATTTTTTTTETAA, encoded by the coding sequence GCAGATCCTGACCGGAGAGGTCTGGCCGCCCCAGGCCGACCGTCACGGCTACCGGGTGGATCCCGACGGCCACCCCTTCATCCTGCCCGGCATGGGCGGGGTCACGATGGGCGCGCACGTCGGAGAGGCCGCCACGGGGCACGCGAGCGACCATCTCGAACCCGGGCTGTCGATCCGGCACGCGGGTGCCGAGGCGAACGCCGCACTGCAGTTCCTCAGCTGCGTCGGCAACGTCGTGACCGTGCGCTCGGGGGCGGCGGCAGGAGCCGAGGGTGTCGTCATCGGCCAGCACGCCTACGTCCTCGCCGACTTCGCCGACGGGGCGCTCCGCCAGGTGACGACCGGCGACGCCGTGAGCGTCGAGGCCCGCGGTCAGGGCCTTCGCCTCCTCGACCACCCGGACGTCCGGGTGAAGAACCTGGACCCGCGGCTCCTGCCGCACCTGCCGTTCTCGACGGCGGCCGACGGCACACTCGAGGTCGGCGTCGCCATGCGCGTCCCGGCCGAGGCGGCGGGTGCAGGAGGCGGCATGCTCTCCGAGTTCGCCAACACCGACCTCATGGGCGCCTACCCGGGCCTCAGCGAGGACCTGTCGCTCGGCCTTGAGTCCCTCCGCATCGGCGACATCGTCGTGCTCGAGGACCAGGACCACTCCTACGGACGCGGCTACCGGCCCGGTTGGATCACCATCGGCGTCATCTCCACGGGGGAGTGCCGCCTCTTCGGGCACGGCCCCGGGCCCTCAACCCTGCTGTCGGGACCGGCGTCGGCGTTCACGGTCGTCGACGACCGGGCCGCCAACCTCGGCACCGCGCTCGCCGGCATGGGCCGGGCGACGACCACCACCACGACCACGACGGAG